The genomic stretch gtcttctccctTTACTTGGGAAGGGGCTCAGGATGGCTGTTGGGCAGCCTCCCTCCTCTCACTCACGGTCCACCTCAGAGCTGGGGGATCCTGCCACAAACCTGCTTCCAGCCCAGCAAAGGTGAGGGCCAAGGGGGCTGCAAGCCCCCCACCTGGGTGAGTGTTTCTATATGGAGTGCATCACAGACCCCCTGATGTCTGTGCAGGGCCAACCAGCCAGGGTCAGGTGTGTTTCCTGCACGTGGCTCTCCTGGTGCTTCATGAAGCTCCTCCTGAGCACAAACCTCTTCCTGCAGAGCGGGCACTGGAAGAGGCCCTCCCCCGAGTGGCGCCGCTGGTGGTTCAGGAGGTAATCCTTCCTCCTGTAGCTTTTGTCACATTCGGAGCACTTGTAGGGCCTCTCGTCCGTGTGGGTCATCTGGTGCCTGACGAGCCACGAGTGGCAAACGAAGCTTTTCCCACAGTCACTGCAGATGTAAGACttgcccctgccctggccctgctgctggctcgcTGGGCTGCCCCGGGGCTGCCGGCACCGCGGGCACCCCTCCGGTTTGTCTGGGGGGTGATCCCAGCAGGGGCTGGCCAAGGAGTTTTCCACTGGGaagttctcctctccttctacagatggctgctcttctgcactCAGGCCATCGTGGGCCccaagcctggctctgtccaCAGGGGTTTGGCCACACACCGGCTGCAGCCCCTCACAAGAGGCAgttgcagcccccagccccacgtCCTTCTCCCCCAAAGTGTAGGGCTGGGGGTGCAGCAGGTGGAAAACCCTTTCACTGAGACTCTTCTCACATGTGGGGCCTGGGAATGTCTCCCCTTCTCGGGCTCCCATGGGAGgctggagatgttcctgctggctggagctcctctcacCTCTGCTGTACGTGCAGGGTCTCTTCCCAATGCTGTTTTCCTGAGTGCTAAAGAAATCCAAGTGCTCAGCAAACCCTTGGTCATACCGAATGTCTCCCCCAAGGCTGTTCCCAGTGGTGGTGGTTTCCATCATTTCTGAATTCCACTGACCATCCCATGTCCCTCCAGGGCTAGGATCCTTGGAAAACTTCTCTCCAGGTCTTGTTGGCAGCTCTGAGTCACAGGGTGTGCTTTGAAAGCAATCAGCTGGAGGGTCTGCCTTGGTGTTTTCATCATGCACTGAAACAGAGATTTCAGAATCAATTAAGGAAGCTCCTCAAGAAGATTCCTCAGAGCCTACAGCCAGGTCACACTAACAGGCAAAATAAATGCAATAGGAGATTGTAGTACTGAGAAGGGAACAAGCAGCAGTGTTCCACTGAAAGAAAACCTTCATGAAAATAgatccccaaatcccagcatggtaggtgttggaaaggacctctggagatcacccagtccaacccctgctaaagcagggcacccacagcagcttgcccaggagcacaatgcccagggggagtttggaatctctccacacaaggagactccacaacctctctgggcagcctgggacaggcctccagcaccctcaccccaaagaactttctcctcctgttcagatggaacctcctgggttccagtttgtgctctctgccccttgtgctgtccctaaGCCACTTGCCCCagagccccagcctcttgccccccatggTCTCttcatctcttgctgagcattgctcagctcccctctggggctgctcttctgcaggctctcagccccagggctctcagcctttgctcctcacagagctgctccaggcccctctgcagcatcccagcctccactggactctctccagtaatcTCTTTGTAATCTATATTTTTTTGTCCTAATCTACACAAAAATTCCCTCACACAATGTTTTGATTCATGTGTCTGAAATGTGAGGTCTCAGCTCCCTGACTGAGCAGATGCTGTCTCACCTCAATGtgctcagctgctccctggACACTCTAGTGAGGATCTGGAGAAGGTCCAAGCTGAGGCACTGgggccagctcagctcagtgtgGGTGTCCCCTTCTGCTTGAACAGTTGTGTCCACAGCCTgggcttccaaccccacctcaaAGGGGACCTGTCACCTGAGCTATGTTGGCATAGCTCTAGGAAGACATTTCTTATgctcagggtggtgagagcctgtcccaggctgcccagagagctgggagctgccccatccctggcaccattgcaggtcaggttggctggggctctgagcaacctgctctggttgcagctgtccctgctgactgcagagggttggactggatgggctttaaagatcccttcccacccaaaccattctgctgACCTGCAAATTCCCTCTTTCTGGAATTCCTGTTTTCTGTGACAAATCCCCAGTGCTTCCTGATGATTTACACCCGTGCttttcagcccagctctccaacactgcctgttttttttctgtcccctCAGGATCTgtgacccttccaacctgtgggagctgcagaaagactccacagagcatcacagaatggtttgggttggaagagacctttcagattatcaagtccaatcctgaacccagcactgccaggacaccacaaaaccatagccctcagcaccacatctccacaggtttgaaaaccctccagggatgaggactccagcacagccctgtgcagcctgctcccatcAGGAAGGACCACGAGGTCTCTCAGCAGCACCAACCAgcccagtcatagaatcatacaatcacagaatcagccaggttggaagagacctccaagctcatccagtccaaccgatcacccagccctaagcaatcaactcgaccatggcactaagtgcctcatccagtctcctcttgaacatctccagtgatggcaactccaccacctccctgggcagcacattcagTCCAAAGTTATCTGTGCTGCATAAACCTCCTGAGCTCTTTTTTCTCTCGCATCAGCACACAAACATGTTCCCACAGGCCATGCTAAAGCCTGGATGGAAAAGGTTGCTCTGCAGTAACTGCCTAAGCATGTACTCTTGCCCCAGAAACTCCAGGCTGTGCCTGAGTACAGGCTGGACAGTCAGGAACAGAGGAGTGAGCTGAGAAGCCCACCCCGTGAACTCCGCCAGAGCAGCTGCAAGAGGTCTTCCTGGGGAAGGAGTGAGGTGGAGCTAATCCAGCCTTACATCATGGCAATGGTCTGGATGGCCAAATCCTTCCCTGTCAGCATTCCCATGCACACTGAGTTCATCCCTTGATCTCCTCTACAGTAACTTCATGACATGCCAGGAATGTTTCAGTAACTCCAAGGGAAGGAATTCCAGACTGCCAACTGATTCCCAGCCAAAAGATTCTTCTGCACCCCCTCCTCAGTTACCCACTCGAGTGCTGTACAAGCAGCCCCAGGGTGTGGCCAAGGAGATTGTATTTAATTAACACCCCCATGCAAATTTGCACTCCCAGAGAAGAAGCCTTGACTCAAAGATGAACttcaagatcttttccaaccaaagataATTCTATAAATCTCCTTCTATTAATTCCACCTCAAGCACAATGCTGCTCTGCATGGTCATTAAACCTCCTCTAAGTGAGTGTCAGCACATCAAGACCTCCACACAGCACATCCTAAAAGTGCTTTGCTTTAAAGCTGCCTTCTCTTTGGTCCTGCAGGACACTTCCCCTGCTTGGAGAAAGCAACAGGGCTTCATCTTCACTGGTACAAGGTTTAGACACAACCAAAGTCAGCTGGAATCCCAAATCTGATCCATAAAGCTCAAGCACAACTGAAAGCAGCACCTCAGACAATTTTAGGAGCCCCTTCAGCTGGCAGAAGCTGACATTTTGGTGACCAACTCTTAGCTAGCAGACTGAGGTTTGTTCTAGTTCCTCCATGGCTTCAGTTTTAAGGTTGTGACATTTAATACAGCATCACAAAAGACTCCACATTAAATTTAGTGCCCCATAAATGTCTGTTGAAACCCACCACTAACCTGCACTTGCATTTGCAGGggtttcttccctctcctgcccttgTGGTTCAGGGCACCGCAGCTCCTCCTCTTGTTTAATCCATGACAAAACGTGGGTTGGGTAAGTTTGGAatgctgctggggagaagaaTTTGACACAGACGAGAGAGGCAAAAGATGGAAGACTGGGGAGTGCACAAGGATAAAGAAAGTGCTGCAAAACACCACACCAAAAGGGATCATTCCCACAGCAGGAACTTATGCCAGGGCATCCTCACCTGCCTCAGGGTCCCTGGGGAGGCCCTCGCCCTCCTCAGCAGAGGTCTCTTTGCCTTGTTTGGTCTGACCTGAAGCCTCAGGCTCATAAAATGTTTGCTCTGCTGGAAGAGAAGATGCACAGCAAGTGTCTCCTGATGTCCTAAGCTTAGGATCTCACAAGGGTGAAGCCTACTTGTGTTCTGGGGTTTGTTCTCCCCCAAGCCGAAGTGCCATAAACCCAGGTTCTTAGTGAAACCTAAATGAAAGGTCTGAAAAACCCAATTCTACAGACACTGGAAGCCAAGGAAAATCACAGTggagcacacaggcagagctgctgctctgtgtgaagAGGGAGGACAGCCAGGCACAAAGGAGAACAGTTTAGTTGTCACACACAGAGGTGCCACCAAGAGAGAAGGCACCAAACAGGTccctgggctgtgcagcctcCTCACACACCATCAGCAGTCAGTGTGCTTGCCAGAAAATCCAGAAAGGAGATGAGAGGAGGAAAATGCAACCTGAAGCCTCTGGATTCtcaagaagttcaacaaggacaagtgtggggtcctgcccctggggagtaacaacctcctgcagtacaggtgagggggtGGCCaaatgggaagcagctctgtgaaggacctgggagtgctgggggacagcaagttccccatgacccagcaatatgcccttgtggccaagaaggcaaatggtcttcCAGAGGGTAAGCTGCtatgggtgccctgctttagcagaggggttggactggaggttggtgggcccttccaaccccaccatgctagGATTCAGGGATATgaaggagaggtgctgcagccctgcaagaGATGTCTGCAGGGAATGtggagctgaggagctgccacaGTCATTCTGATTCCCCTGGAGCCAGAAAAAGCTGGCAGAGTCTTGCTTCCACCCTATCACATGGCACCAACCACAGAACTCACTTTTTGCCTCCTCCAAATTAACCCATGGGCCCCAAAAAGTGGTAAGTGTCTCCTTCTGCACTAAATATCTCATCAGCTTCAAGTTATCAACCtgaaggaagcaaaggaaggaatTTAAGAGAGAACAAACCATTTCCTATTCCATATTGCTTGATGGaatcagccacagcctcagcatGCTCCAAAATGGCTGCgagaagggaaggaggcacCACCAGCCCTTACCTATCAGGGCTGGCAGAGAGTTGTTCCAAAGCTGTGAGCTTTTCATAAAAGACTTGGAATAGAGGAGaggaggtgggaaaaaaaaaaaaaaacaaaacaaaacacaacaaccacCTCTTGGAATTCAATCCTCTGTTTCCTTCTGGCTCTGAGGTATGTGGTTACTCACCCGGGCAGGGCTCTTCatcagcttctccagcctcttcctcctcctgctgatctgcagcacacagctcttcCTCTTGCTTAATATGGATTCTGCTGTCCCCTGTTAATAGGAACCAACGCTGGGTTAATTGCACACACCAAACCAATTCCAGTTCTCAACCcatcccaggcactgctgctgggttCTGGAGAAATCCTCACCTCAATTCCACTTCTCTCTCACCACGGTCTCTTAAACAGACCTGAAGCATCTGGCATAAACCCCTCAGCAGATGCCTGAGTCTCAGAAACACACCCAAATGGTTAGGCAAGTGTAAAGACCACTGTTGTGGTGTCCATCAGCAAAGGAGAAGATGTTCTACAAGGtccctgggaagcagagtgCCACCTGAATTCTCCTGCTGGAGTTTGCCATGCCCTTTTCAGTCACCCTCAGTGAGACACGTGTCCCTTGTAACTCAGCAGAAACACACCAGTGAGAATTAGGGATGAAACTTAGccaaaaaaggtgaaaaataaggaaaagcagATGGATTCATGAGCTTTATACCTCCATCATGCCATCAGGAGGAACAATTCATGTGTAAGACCAAGGACACTCCaaccacagaaaagaaattccTCTTGCAGCCAGCCTCCAGACTGGGAAACCAAACGTCACCTCCTTTGCCTGGCCTGGCAGCTATGGCCCAACTGGTAGGGGACAGCAGGGCTGACTCGTGCCACAGCAGGCGGCTCAGCGaccagaaaggaagagaagtggTTTGATGGAGTGTTCAGGTGGAATcgtggaatggtttgagttggaagggtccttcaccacctctctgcagccagcagggacatctgcagctagagtaggttgctcagagccccagacaacctgacctggaatgatgCCAGGGAttgggcagctcccacctctctgggcaacctgggccagagtctcagcaccttCAGTGGCAAatattccttccttctctccagcctaaatctctctTTGTGTTTAAAACCATTAAGACTGGCAGGGATGAGATGCCAACAAGCACCTTTGGAGGACACCATTCAACACCGTGAGCACCCTGGAGAGGTGCTGATGCccccagaagagcctggctggtGGGCTTTTGGCCATCCATGTCCCGACGGTCTGCCTGTCCTGACACCACTCACCGCTGCTACTCTCCACAGGGTCACCTCTCCCATTCCCATCCTCGCAGGGCTGGTTCTCATCTTCCCACCCTGACCGGGCATCGCGTCTGCGGATGCCAGGCTCTGCAAGGAGCAGAAGGTAAGTGAGAGGCAGCCGGGGGTGCTGGCAGGGTAGGGGTGGGGGGGATACATCGGGTACCATCTTGCTGCCCACCTCCCGCCCGAGCCACTTGCCCGCCTCGCCAGACCCTTACCCGGGGGCAAGAGCGGTCGGGAGTTGCTGCGGAGCACGGCCCGGTTGAGGGCTCGCTGCCAGCCGCGCAGTGCCCGCCACTCACGCTGCCCGAACTGCACCCACACGTCCTCCAGGCTCACCGGGCCCCGCGCGGCCCGGGGCCGTGCTGCCTCCCGCCCGGGGCCGCGCCTCGCCGCAACCCGCGgggccgccccgccgccgccgccgccgttCTCCAGCCGTCTCTCCAGTGCTTGGAGCCGGCCCCGCAGAGCCAGCGCGGCCCGCAGCTGCCGCTCCGCCCGCGCCAACCGGGCTTCCAACCGGAGCAGCCGCGCCGCCACCGCCTCCTCCTGCCCGACACGGGGACCGGCCATGGCCGCCGATCCCGGCCCAGCGATCCAAACCGATCCCGCCGAACCTGGCCCCGCCGTCGCTGACACCGACCCAGTCCcggcccagccccagccccagcccggccccgccgcgctCCAGTCCCGCAGCGCCCCCTGCCGCAGCCCCGCGACACGCACTGCGGCGCCCCCTGGAGGTGGGGCGGGGCCAGGAGGGAGCGAGGATCGCCCCGGAGTCAAGGCGGCGATCGGCGATCGTTGCAGAGCCAGGGCGGGGTCAAAGATCCTGTGAGAGCTGGGATGGATCGAGGATCATCTCAGATCAGGCCTTggggtctcctcagagcttggGAGGGTCAGGGATCACCTCAGAACCATGAGGGATCAGGATACTCTCAGAGATCAGGATTCCCTCAGAGCCATGGGGGACCAGGGATCCTCTCGAAGCCAGGAGggctcagcatctcctcagaaGTATGGGGTCTCAGAGATCCCCTCAGAGCCAGGAGGACTCAGTTCCCCAGAGCTTTGAGGATGGAAGTGATTTGCCTGCAGGGCACCAGCTGGACCATGAGCTGCTTTACATCCTGCTTTGAGACACTTCTACCATTTGAGCCCAAGTTTGGAGCTCAGGTTCTCACAGAAAATGATTCTGCTGCTCAGGTTCCACCACAATATGAAAGGAGAACTAGTTAAACCCCACTCcgctatttttttccagttcaaatCTCTCCACTAGTATAGCCCAGTGCTACCCAACAGCCATTTACCAGTGGATAAAATGATTGAAAAAGGAACGCTTGGAACTTCATAGCTTGAATCCATTCCAGTTGAACGCCACTAAAACTCAGGAACCTACTGCTGCCAGTTTAACTGGCCTGGTATAGGAGAGAAAGCAGTTCCCTGCTTCATGGGCTCACAGTCTAACTGGAGTCAGCAGGACTCTACTGGAGAGCTGATTAATTTACCTGCTTGTTGGACAAGACCCAAACTCTTCCGGATATCAAATGCCAACTGCCAAGGGACTCTccttcagcacagcaaagcagaacCAGTCACTGTTCACCACTTTGTAGTTACCAAACAAAAAGTGACAGAACATGAACCCCTTTGTCCTCACACATTCCTGATCTGGCCATGGATACCTGCATGGAGAGGAGCTCACCACCAGCAGACTCACTCAAGAGCTGGGAAATCAAAGACCTCTAGCATGAGGATGAGAAAAGGTAGCAGCTGGGGTACCAAGAACAGCCCTGGCTGAAGATGCTTCAGCatgtgtggttctgtgagctCCCACAGGGCGGGTGCAAAGAGATTCTCCCCATCTGCTGTGGGCAAGAATCAAATTCACTTCAACAGCTGTGAAACCCGCACAGGAGAGTTCCTGACCTATGCTTTGCTGACAACAGGCCTGGAAAGAGATCTCTCTCTTTGGCCAAAGGagtttccagcctaaaccatctcccacagcagccagaggaACATTTCTGTTGCCATGGGGATGAGCCAGCCACCTGTTACCCTCCCCTTGACAGGCACTTTGGGACCTGGAAGCAACAGAGGGGTTTCTAAAGCCCAATTAGTgatgaagaaaacaagaaggagGTTGAAATCAGGAAACAGCTGGAATTGCACCATGGTTTTGGACAATCTGCTAAACACTGGGAATGTTTTCCTTAATGATTTGGGATATGATGAAAGCTGATGCCCAGGAACAAAAACCAACCAGACTCCAAGCTGCCAGGAGGATGAAGGCAAGAATGAAATACAAAGAGAAGAACAATTAATGTAGAGGAGGTCAGCAGAAAGTCACCCCAAAATCCACTTCAGCCTGGGAGGACCAGCAGGCCTCTCCCCACCCAGGAGTCTTGTAGAAGTGTGACAAGGAATTTGGGTGACATCACACTCCAAGGTGGGGACAGAGTGGATGGAAATTGAATGTgcaaaaagacctgggggtgtcaATGACagtggctggagatgagccagggtgtgcccaaatgaccaagaaggccaccagcatcctggcctggatcagcagcagtgtggccagcaggagcagggcagggattgtctccCAGGACTGAGCCACAGCTCAAATCCTGGAATCAGTTTTGTgtctctcactccaagaacgacattaaggggctggagcaggcccagagaagTGCAataaagggtctggaggacaggtctggtgaggagcagctgtgaaaCCTGGGGTTGTTAAacgtggagaaaaggaggctgaggggagacccttttggctctctgcaactccctgaaaggaagttggagccagatggatgttggtctcttctccagtctgataGATTTCAGGATTTTATGAACCGAACTATCCTTTCCAGCTCTAGCTTCCTGTAGGAAACACCATCTGGGCTGTGGCAATGTGAGGAGATCTGGGAACCAACTGTCTGTTCCTCCTTGGTACAGGGGACATGTGCCAGTGAGGCCTCGCCCTGTACCTGTGTCTAGTgacctggagccttctgtgcACCTCAAACTCATCCACAAAGCTGAACAGCAGAACCTGGTCAAGGGGAGCAGACAAGAAAACTCCAGGTAAATAAGAACTTCAAAACCAACCCAACTTCACTGGAACCAGTTCAGACAACTTGACTCAAAACTCAGAGAGGCCCAAACCACTTTTATTCTGGAGAGGTTTCTGGGCAGGTTATGAGGTTCTGATGGCAATATGAGGTTCTGTGGCCAAAGAGATGGGCAGTGGTTCCAAGAACAATCCTAATTCTTCTCTTCTGGGCCTCCCATAGACcatctcctccttcctgccacgGCTGCAGGGCCGCCTAGAAGTcgtgcagcactgcctgcctcaTGCCCTGCATGgccaggcagctcctctggCGCAGGTGGATCTTCTCatgctgcaggaggtgctgcttcTGGGTGAAGCGCTTTGGGCACTTGGGGCACTGGTAGGGCCTCTCCCCGGTGTGGATGCGTTGATGCCTGATCAGGTTGGAGGGGTGGCTGAAGGTCTTCCCACAGTACAGGCACCAAAGGACCCCTCCCCTGCGGCCCGAGTGCACGCGCTGGTGCACCATGAGCGTTTTCTTCTCGGAGAAGCACTCCTGGCACTTGTCACACTTGTAGGTCCTCCCCGGTCGGGGAAGCCTCCGCCCTGCCTTGCAGCTGATGCTGCTGGTGACACTTTTCACACACCTGAGGTTGCTGGGCATGTCCAGGGCCGGGACACTGCTGTGGGTTTTTGCATTCTGGGTCTGCCTGAACCTCTCCATGGATGTGTGAGTCCTGTCTCCTGTGTGGGTCCTGTCTCCTGTGTGGGTCCTGCCTTccatgcagctcctgccctccatgacagccctgctctccatgtGGGTCTCACCATCCACGTGGATCATATCTTGCAGCAGGGCCCCATTCTCCATGTGGGTCCTGCCTTCCTCACAGGTcagtgggtgctgctgctggaagcagtCCTCATCTCCAGCATGCTCACTGCCCCACTGTGTGCTGTGGCTCTCCTGGTGAGCCACCCAAATCTTGCTCAGAGAGAAGCCCTTCCCACCTGCTGTACACGAGTGAGGCCTCTTGCTGGGACacttctgcctgcagaagaTGCCAGCATTGCTGTCAGTGAGGTCCTCTTCCCCTGgtgaggctgagagcagcctgctcaTGTTCTGGTTTCCCTGCTCCACAGGAGAGCTGTTCTGATGATCAAAGGGCAGTGCCCCACTGGGAACCTGGAAAAGCATCTCCTGTGATTCTCCGGATGGAGCCGGGGGGTGCTGGGAGCTCTGGGGGCATTCCTCAGCGTCCTGCTGCTCCACTTTGAACGTTACCACCTCCTCTACTGGAACTGCAGAGAGCAACAAAAGCAACATTCAGTCTGGTGATACAGGAGGCCTCTGCCatcaccccccctcccccaccatcTGCCTGCAGTAGGGAGCATGGCAGGAGGCTgtgtcacacagcagcagccagctgcaggagcaagaGGGACAACACAGCCCAGAAACACTGGGACACTTCCCTTGGAGTCGGCTCTGGCAGGCAGAGGGCAGAGGGAAGTGTTTGCCTTTCCCAGAGAGCAGAGATCAGCAGCTTCCAAAGTCATCTCCAGACACCTGCCTTCTATGCACTGAGATtcgtggctgtgctggggccatGGAAGAGCCCTTTaagctcatggagtccaaccatgaacccagcacttccagggcaccgccaaaccatggccctcagcaccacatctccatggctttggaACCcctacagggatggggactgcaccattgccctgggcagcctgggggaggCCCTAACAACCCTTAAGTGCAAGAAATTGtgccccaggggaagtttagtttatcccttgggagaagagaccaacccccagctggctccagcctcctttcaggacgttgcagagagccagaaggtctcctctcagcctcctcttctccaagcttaacagcctcaggtccctcagttgctccttcccagccctgttctccaggcccttccccagctctgttgcccttctctggacctgctccagctcctcaacatccttcttggagtgagtggcccaaaactgaccccaggatttgaggtgtggcctcatcagtacCCAGTCCAGGGGGAAAATCCTGTACCTGGAAAACCCAGGCGGTGGTCTGCTGTGGTGCCATCAGGGTTGGTGGCACAAAAGCATCCACTTCTAAAACCATGACACCAATGGTGGCCACGAGGGACACAACTGGCCCTCCTCAGATCCCATGTCTTGGCACACAGTGTCCCACAGCAAGAACGCTGtggg from Indicator indicator isolate 239-I01 chromosome 20, UM_Iind_1.1, whole genome shotgun sequence encodes the following:
- the LOC128973592 gene encoding zinc finger protein 212-like; translated protein: MESLHPRSFCFPEALPDAPGKAPCPGGASISLWTVVAAVQAVERSVDAHTSRLLSLEHRAVTAEKKYLDCEKTVVDFGNQLESKLAVLGTLIQEYGQLQRRLENVENLLKNRNFWILRLPPGSEVSKSKVTSLSPEEWESLESWQRELYTNVVRGKNEALISLDDAISKPDLLARLQRVEAPCNGAEAALREALADSSAAAHSFPELSFVGGVKQEAEPCVEEREAMEVVELTELNVGDSRIHIKQEEELCAADQQEEEEAGEADEEPCPAEQTFYEPEASGQTKQGKETSAEEGEGLPRDPEAAAFQTYPTHVLSWIKQEEELRCPEPQGQEREETPANASAVHDENTKADPPADCFQSTPCDSELPTRPGEKFSKDPSPGGTWDGQWNSEMMETTTTGNSLGGDIRYDQGFAEHLDFFSTQENSIGKRPCTYSRGERSSSQQEHLQPPMGAREGETFPGPTCEKSLSERVFHLLHPQPYTLGEKDVGLGAATASCEGLQPVCGQTPVDRARLGAHDGLSAEEQPSVEGEENFPVENSLASPCWDHPPDKPEGCPRCRQPRGSPASQQQGQGRGKSYICSDCGKSFVCHSWLVRHQMTHTDERPYKCSECDKSYRRKDYLLNHQRRHSGEGLFQCPLCRKRFVLRRSFMKHQESHVQETHLTLAGWPCTDIRGSVMHSI